A window of the Mucilaginibacter sp. cycad4 genome harbors these coding sequences:
- a CDS encoding AI-2E family transporter — translation MTPKREKELTYIEKVWHTVAIVALLVVVILIARVAFNVLLMVLSGALIATYFHGLGDLIERNTKMRRRYAMIISVVGSFLIVAGLFYLMGTTIQHQITLLKDTLPHTVNNFKAKLASNPTGQQILDYFSGDNDPDKVVVTVQHFFSTSFGVLGDIYIILFLSIFFTTNPDVYKNGILMLLSEKKKPLGQDIMDRISLSLKGWLKGMLLSMVLLGLLLTTGLSIMGIPAALILALFAGMLKIIPNLGSVIAMVPGVLLALTMGTNTAIIVALIYVVSQTIVSNIVVPIVQNRMINLPPALTIISQVVMGTLSGVLGIILAVPIVAIIVILVDELYVKKLGDAEVIAH, via the coding sequence ATGACCCCAAAAAGAGAGAAAGAACTTACCTACATCGAAAAAGTATGGCATACTGTTGCCATTGTTGCCTTGTTGGTTGTAGTGATACTGATAGCCCGGGTTGCTTTTAACGTACTGCTTATGGTACTTTCAGGCGCGCTGATAGCAACCTATTTTCACGGCCTGGGCGACCTGATAGAGCGCAATACCAAAATGCGCAGGCGCTACGCTATGATCATATCAGTAGTTGGTTCATTTTTAATTGTAGCTGGCTTGTTTTATTTGATGGGCACAACCATACAGCACCAGATAACTTTACTAAAAGATACACTCCCGCATACGGTTAATAATTTCAAGGCTAAACTGGCTTCAAACCCCACGGGGCAGCAAATACTTGATTATTTTTCGGGCGATAATGATCCTGACAAGGTAGTAGTTACCGTACAGCACTTTTTCAGTACCAGCTTTGGCGTACTGGGTGATATTTATATCATCCTGTTCCTGAGTATCTTTTTCACTACTAATCCCGATGTTTATAAAAACGGCATTTTAATGCTTTTGTCTGAAAAGAAAAAACCTTTGGGGCAGGATATTATGGACAGGATTAGTCTTTCATTAAAAGGCTGGCTTAAAGGGATGTTACTTTCTATGGTGTTATTAGGCTTGCTGCTTACCACGGGTTTAAGCATCATGGGCATCCCGGCAGCGTTGATATTAGCCTTATTTGCAGGCATGTTAAAGATCATCCCCAACCTGGGCTCGGTTATAGCCATGGTACCCGGTGTATTACTTGCACTTACCATGGGCACTAATACAGCCATTATAGTGGCGCTCATTTATGTTGTATCGCAAACCATAGTGAGCAATATCGTAGTGCCTATAGTACAAAACCGTATGATCAACCTGCCTCCTGCGCTTACTATCATCAGCCAGGTGGTTATGGGAACACTTTCGGGTGTGCTGGGCATTATACTGGCTGTGCCTATTGTGGCTATCATTGTGATTTTGGTTGATGAATTGTATGTTAAAAAACTTGGCGATGCCGAGGTAATAGCGCATTAA
- a CDS encoding cation diffusion facilitator family transporter → MASSKKSIYSALIANLLIAITKFIAGVIGRSGSMISEGIHSVVDTANELLLLLGLHRARKEPDKTHPFGYGKELYFWSFIVSIMIFGLGGGLSIYQGILHIREPEPLGDPTMSYIVLGLSVIFEGSSLIIALKEFNAIRGDQTWWDAVVKSKDPSTFLVMFEDSAAVAGLFIVGICMFLNHRYHIPVLDGVASLLVGLILVGVSAILARESRSLLMGEGISSESRTKITALVERDSAVLKVMHMLSTYQSPDEIILMLIVAFKEDLDTQKINEAIDRIRDCIKQEFSLVRFVLVQPETFSAEITETGGVL, encoded by the coding sequence ATGGCCTCATCAAAAAAATCTATATATAGTGCGCTTATTGCCAACCTGCTGATAGCAATAACCAAATTCATTGCGGGTGTTATCGGCCGGAGCGGATCGATGATCTCCGAAGGCATTCACTCGGTAGTGGATACTGCTAATGAATTGCTGTTATTGCTTGGCCTGCACCGGGCACGCAAGGAGCCCGATAAAACCCACCCTTTTGGCTATGGCAAGGAGTTGTATTTCTGGTCGTTCATTGTATCTATCATGATATTTGGCCTGGGCGGCGGGTTATCCATTTACCAGGGCATATTACATATCCGCGAACCCGAACCTCTTGGCGACCCTACGATGAGCTATATTGTATTGGGATTATCTGTCATATTTGAAGGCTCATCGCTCATCATCGCCCTGAAAGAATTTAATGCAATAAGAGGTGATCAAACCTGGTGGGATGCTGTTGTTAAAAGCAAAGACCCATCAACCTTTTTAGTAATGTTTGAGGATAGCGCAGCCGTTGCAGGGCTTTTTATCGTAGGCATCTGTATGTTCCTGAACCATCGTTACCACATCCCTGTGCTTGACGGTGTAGCATCATTATTGGTTGGGTTGATATTGGTTGGTGTTTCGGCGATATTAGCCCGCGAAAGCAGGAGTTTGCTTATGGGCGAAGGCATTTCATCCGAATCGCGTACTAAGATCACCGCCCTGGTTGAACGTGACAGTGCTGTTTTAAAAGTGATGCACATGCTGTCAACCTATCAATCGCCCGATGAAATTATTTTGATGCTGATAGTAGCTTTTAAAGAGGATCTTGATACACAAAAGATCAACGAAGCTATCGACCGGATCCGCGATTGCATTAAGCAGGAGTTTAGCCTGGTGCGCTTTGTTTTAGTACAGCCCGAAACATTTTCGGCAGAAATTACTGAAACAGGCGGCGTACTTTAA
- a CDS encoding XrtY-associated glycosyltransferase XYAG1 — translation MKILHIIPAYKPAYGYGGPTESVSRLCEGLAANGHVVDVFTTTANGKTELDVIPGAITNVEGVNVIYFKRITGDHTHVSPALWHRLVRTANHYDVIHIHSWWSILSVIAARIALFSKAKVILAPRGMLSEYVFETGNSGYKKLIHKLGGRKILKKCVLHATAQSEYVECRKLIPGWEGFVLPNILSLPDIEIKETNNECFTVIFMSRIHHKKGLEKLFTAISQLSFKLKLVIAGNGDEAYVQQLKQLADELNIASKIDWIGWVNREQKFERLNQSDLLILTSLNENFANVVVEALHMGTAVLISENVGLSDFVGENNLGWVCTLDAGSIIGKLNEAHLGKQKLDHIRKHGREIIRKTFHEQVLITKYYQEYLK, via the coding sequence ATGAAAATACTGCACATTATACCTGCTTATAAACCCGCTTATGGATACGGAGGGCCAACTGAATCTGTATCGCGGCTGTGCGAGGGATTAGCAGCTAATGGGCATGTTGTTGACGTTTTTACCACCACTGCTAACGGTAAAACCGAACTGGATGTAATACCCGGTGCTATAACAAATGTGGAGGGGGTTAATGTAATTTATTTTAAACGGATCACCGGTGATCACACACACGTAAGTCCGGCATTATGGCACAGGCTTGTTAGAACCGCTAATCATTATGATGTGATCCATATCCATTCATGGTGGAGCATTTTAAGCGTAATCGCTGCGCGGATTGCCTTGTTCAGTAAAGCCAAGGTAATTTTGGCGCCCCGCGGCATGCTAAGCGAGTATGTATTTGAAACCGGGAACAGTGGCTACAAAAAGTTGATCCATAAATTGGGCGGCCGAAAAATTTTAAAAAAATGCGTGCTGCACGCTACCGCCCAATCTGAATATGTTGAATGCAGGAAGTTGATTCCGGGATGGGAAGGCTTTGTTTTACCCAATATTTTATCATTACCCGATATCGAAATAAAGGAAACCAACAATGAGTGTTTCACTGTTATTTTTATGTCACGCATTCATCATAAAAAAGGACTTGAAAAACTGTTTACTGCTATAAGTCAGCTTTCGTTTAAGCTGAAACTTGTTATTGCCGGCAATGGCGATGAAGCATACGTACAGCAATTGAAACAACTTGCAGATGAATTAAATATAGCTTCAAAAATTGACTGGATAGGCTGGGTAAACCGTGAGCAAAAGTTTGAACGGCTTAACCAGTCTGATCTGTTAATCCTCACTTCCTTAAATGAAAACTTCGCGAACGTAGTGGTTGAAGCGTTGCATATGGGCACTGCTGTTTTAATTTCTGAAAATGTAGGCCTTTCCGATTTTGTTGGCGAAAATAACCTGGGCTGGGTTTGCACATTAGATGCCGGCAGCATTATCGGAAAATTGAACGAAGCCCACCTTGGAAAGCAAAAATTAGATCACATCCGCAAGCATGGCCGTGAAATTATCAGAAAAACATTTCATGAGCAGGTACTGATTACAAAATATTACCAGGAGTATTTAAAATAA
- a CDS encoding phosphoribosylpyrophosphate synthetase, with protein MEEQKFHYATVTEAITKLKEQGYTHEFSLEDDHLKAGGENFPVEEFEIVDLYRYEGPSDPADEAIVYALASADGVKGTLVTGYGISTDEATIETLKNLHYKYQQGRQ; from the coding sequence ATGGAAGAACAAAAATTTCATTACGCAACAGTAACCGAAGCTATAACCAAATTAAAAGAACAGGGCTATACCCATGAGTTTAGCCTGGAAGATGACCATCTTAAAGCAGGCGGAGAAAATTTTCCGGTGGAGGAATTTGAAATAGTAGACCTGTACCGTTATGAAGGTCCCTCCGACCCTGCCGATGAAGCCATTGTTTACGCCCTTGCTTCAGCCGATGGCGTTAAAGGCACACTGGTAACAGGTTATGGAATCTCAACAGATGAGGCAACTATCGAAACGCTAAAGAATTTACATTATAAGTATCAACAGGGCCGGCAGTAG